One window from the genome of Thermaerobacter marianensis DSM 12885 encodes:
- the aspS gene encoding aspartate--tRNA ligase, with protein sequence MTATEEPGREGAALVPALSPWRPAEMGRDLGCGEVRPEHVGRTLAVAGWVHRVRDLGGMKFVEIRDRTGRLQLVINRAEAPEAVVRAAENLRAEFVVAARGPVRRRAPEAVNPRLATGEVELVPEQLWILSTSKTPPFELDAAADVDEALRLRYRYLDLRRPEMFRNLWLRHRAYQVVRRYFDRHGFLEVETPMLTRSTPEGARDYLVPSRLYPGRFYALPQSPQLFKQLLMVAGLERYFQIVRCFRDEDLRADRQPEFTQIDVEMSFVDVDDVLAVAEGMMAELWRELLGVEVSLPLPRLTYAEAMARYGSDKPDLRYEPAIADVSDVFSATGFRAFRAALEAGGAVRALRAPGGAALSRKELDGLDEAARAAGAGGVAWIAVPEPDPAAWRGPVVKFFTPEERAALAGRLGLQAGDLVLLAADQPERASVVLGKLRLQLAERLGWPRVREWALAWIVDFPLLEWDEEEGRYVARHHPFTSPRDEDLDRLETDPAGVRAKAYDLVLNGYEIGGGSIRIHRRDVQERVFRAIGLPPEKARERFGFLLEAFEYGPPPHGGIAFGFDRIVMLAAGASSIRDVIAFPKTARAVDPLTGAPAEVDPGQLEELQLRVQPR encoded by the coding sequence ATGACGGCGACGGAAGAACCCGGCCGCGAAGGAGCGGCCCTGGTGCCGGCCCTGAGTCCCTGGCGGCCGGCGGAGATGGGCCGGGACCTGGGCTGCGGCGAGGTCCGGCCGGAGCACGTGGGCCGCACGCTGGCGGTGGCGGGCTGGGTCCACCGCGTCCGGGACCTGGGCGGCATGAAGTTCGTCGAGATCCGGGACCGCACGGGCCGGCTGCAGCTGGTGATCAACCGGGCGGAGGCCCCGGAGGCGGTGGTGCGGGCGGCCGAAAACCTGCGGGCCGAGTTCGTCGTCGCCGCGCGCGGCCCGGTGCGCCGGCGCGCGCCCGAGGCGGTGAACCCGCGGCTGGCCACGGGCGAGGTGGAGTTGGTCCCCGAGCAGCTGTGGATCCTCTCGACCAGCAAGACGCCGCCCTTTGAGCTGGATGCCGCGGCTGACGTGGACGAGGCCCTGCGCCTCCGCTACCGCTACCTGGACCTGCGGCGGCCGGAGATGTTCCGCAATCTATGGCTGCGTCACCGGGCTTACCAGGTGGTGCGACGGTACTTCGACCGGCACGGCTTCCTCGAGGTCGAGACGCCGATGCTGACCCGCAGCACGCCCGAGGGCGCGCGGGACTACCTGGTGCCCAGCCGCCTCTACCCCGGCCGGTTCTACGCCCTGCCCCAGTCGCCGCAGCTGTTCAAGCAGCTGCTGATGGTGGCGGGGTTGGAGCGGTACTTCCAGATCGTCCGCTGCTTCCGCGACGAGGACCTGCGCGCCGACCGGCAGCCGGAGTTCACCCAGATCGACGTGGAGATGAGCTTCGTCGACGTGGACGACGTGCTGGCCGTGGCGGAGGGCATGATGGCCGAGCTGTGGCGCGAGCTGCTGGGGGTCGAGGTGTCCCTGCCCCTGCCGCGGCTCACCTACGCCGAGGCCATGGCCCGGTACGGCAGCGACAAGCCCGACCTGCGGTACGAACCGGCCATCGCCGACGTCAGCGACGTCTTTTCGGCCACCGGCTTCCGCGCCTTCCGTGCGGCCCTGGAGGCGGGCGGTGCCGTGCGCGCCTTGCGGGCGCCGGGCGGCGCGGCGCTGTCGCGCAAGGAGCTGGACGGCCTGGACGAGGCCGCCCGGGCGGCGGGGGCGGGCGGGGTCGCCTGGATCGCGGTGCCCGAGCCCGATCCCGCCGCCTGGCGCGGGCCCGTGGTCAAGTTCTTCACGCCGGAGGAGCGGGCCGCCCTGGCCGGGCGCCTGGGCCTCCAGGCCGGGGATCTGGTCCTGCTGGCGGCCGACCAGCCCGAACGGGCCTCGGTGGTGCTGGGTAAGCTGCGCCTGCAGCTGGCGGAGCGGCTGGGCTGGCCGCGGGTGCGGGAATGGGCCCTGGCCTGGATCGTCGACTTCCCCCTGCTGGAGTGGGACGAGGAAGAGGGGCGCTACGTGGCGCGCCACCATCCCTTCACGTCGCCCCGGGACGAGGACCTGGACCGGCTGGAGACGGACCCGGCGGGGGTACGCGCCAAGGCCTACGACCTGGTGCTCAACGGCTACGAGATCGGCGGCGGCAGCATCCGCATCCACCGGCGCGACGTCCAGGAGCGGGTCTTCCGGGCCATCGGCCTGCCGCCGGAGAAGGCGCGGGAGCGGTTCGGCTTCTTGCTGGAAGCCTTCGAGTACGGGCCGCCGCCCCACGGCGGCATCGCCTTCGGGTTCGACCGGATCGTCATGCTGGCGGCCGGCGCTTCCAGCATCCGCGACGTCATCGCCTTCCCCAAGACGGCGCGGGCGGTGGATCCGCTCACCGGGGCACCCGCCGAGGTGGATCCCGGCCAGCTGGAAGAGCTGCAACTGCGGGTCCAGCCCCGGTAA